From one Dermacentor silvarum isolate Dsil-2018 chromosome 3, BIME_Dsil_1.4, whole genome shotgun sequence genomic stretch:
- the LOC119446346 gene encoding exocyst complex component 8-like: protein MAEYVAVGDKFTSPGFSPTNYVKNLVESSVRIDAILNERQQIANLADETNNLLKKNVYKNYMQFIETAKEISYLESEMYQLSHMLTEQQNVMQSLQEISITDSKGSTNNVSTSEKKEEDPRRSLSTLLEKVEGCTRLLDVKDRHIVRAGEMMEIRADGTECKIYVVLLSDGLLLADWLPHRRGTVQYRFQMLYELDNLAVVNVKEDQKSKNCFRILTFPHARQFQCETAAEKRVWMEAIEQTKQAKMAAVSLKRESALLDPKGSLLSIDNNPFDEEEAEELYECESGSVLPEWLSELPEDLDVCVAERDFEGAVNLVLKTEEHFALYPNAKPLEEMKPRIDYRVKHLVDVLTNELHVSPGRSLQGGPRAARRAVSLLIKLGKSSQACDLFLKHRSAILKYSMRQQKMEGATSPYIKKLCELFFSIMVETGQEFSQAFSSNNSCASSFVVWAKDQLQNFVKLFSNHVFTTQVSLSVATECILAVRTHCERLWEIGLDLSFFLEKLLKNDVERIITDSRDKALEAIKLRAAEDRWRPQNLYNKAGLQKLLDDMSNLGISNISAYVYDECWVSLSSNTVSFSKTFLNLLDDLLKLHTPVTRVLILESLATTFRAHLRHVDASLANKSFKSDVPLIQKNANFLLETLLEVAEKRCDTKLPHLSSFWNELRQEFASCMPPKSNNKGVTKYPAVAFI from the exons ATGGCGGAATACGTAGCAGTCGGTGACAAGTTTACGTCGCCGGGTTTTAGTCCAACAAATT ATGTGAAGAATTTGGTTGAGAGCTCCGTCAGGATAGATGCCATACTGAACGAGAGGCAGCAGATTGCAAACCTCGCTGACGAAACTAACAACTTGTTGAAGAAAAATGTCTACAAGAACTACATGCAGTTCATTGAGACTGCGAAGGAGATCTCCT ATCTGGAGAGTGAAATGTACCAACTCAGCCACATGCTTACTGAGCAGCAGAACGTCATGCAGTCTCTGCAAGAAATTTCCATCACAGACAGCAAAG GGTCCACGAATAATGTGTCCACTTCCGAGAAGAAAGAGGAGGACCCACGACGTAGCCTCTCTACACTTTTGGAAAAGGTCGAAGGTTGCACT CGGCTCCTTGACGTGAAGGACAGGCACATCGTCCGTGCTGGTGAGATGATGGAGATAAGAGCGGACGGCACCGAGTGCAAGATCTACGTGGTGCTCCTGTCGGACGGGCTGCTGCTTGCTGACTGGCTGCCTCATAG GAGGGGCACAGTCCAGTACCGGTTCCAAATGCTTTACGAGCTGGATAATCTAGCAGTAGTCAACGTGAAAGAGGACCAAA AATCGAAGAACTGCTTCAGGATATTGACATTTCCACATGCGCGGCAATTTCAGTGTGAAACTGCTGCTGAAAAG AGAGTCTGGATGGAAGCAATAGAGCAGACGAAACAGGCCAAGATGGCAGCTGTTTCCCTCAAGAGAGAATCAGCTTTGCTTGACCCAAAGGGCAGCCTGCTGAGCATTGACAACAACC CTTTTGATGAAGAGGAGGCCGAGGAATTGTACGAGTGCGAGAGTGGATCTGTCCTGCCCGAATGGCTGTCCGAACTTCCTGAAGACCTTGATGTGTGCGTGGCCGAGAGAGATTTCGAGGGGGCTGTCAACCTGGTGCTGAAGACTGAGGAGCACTTTGCACTGTACCCGAATGCCAAGCCGCTGGAAGAGATGAA GCCACGCATCGACTACCGTGTCAAACATTTGGTTGACGTTTTGACCAATGAGCTGCACGTCTCGCCGGGCCGTTCTCTTCAGGGCGGACCACGGGCAGCGCGCCGTGCTGTCAGCTTGCTCATAAAGCTTGGTAAATCGTCACAG GCTTGTGACCTGTTCCTGAAACACCGCAGCGCCATCTTGAAATACTCGATGCGACAGCAGAAGATGGAAGGTGCCACTTCACCGTACATCAAGAAGCTGTGCGAGCTCTTCTTCAGCATCATGGTCGAGACAGGACAAGAGTTCAGTCAGGCGTTCAGCAGCAACAATAGCTGCGCTTCTT CTTTCGTTGTGTGGGCCAAGGACCAACTTCAAAACTTTGTCAAGCTCTTCTCGAACCACGTGTTCACCACGCAAGTCTCCCTTTCAGTGGCAACCGAGTGCATCCTGGCTGTCCGCACCCACTGTGAACGG CTGTGGGAGATAGGCCTGGACTTGTCGTTCTTCCTGGAGAAGCTTCTCAAGAATGATGTCGAGCGAATTATAACGGATTCGAGGGACAAGGCACTGGAAGCTATCAAACTGAGAGCTGCGGAGGATCGATGGCGGCCGCAGAACCTGTACAACAA GGCTGGGTTGCAGAAGCTGCTTGACGACATGAGCAACCTTGGAATCTCAAATATTTCTGCATATGTATATG ATGAATGCTGGGTGTCCCTGTCATCGAACACGGTATCCTTCAGCAAGACTTTCTTGAATCTTCTGGATGATCTGCTCAAGTTGCACACACCGGTCACGCGAGTTCTCATTCTGGAATCTCTGGCAACAACTTTTCGGGCACATCTGCGTCACGTGGACGCCTCTCTTGCAAACAAGAGCTTCAAGTCAGAC GTGCCACTAATCCAAAAGAATGCAAATTTCCTGCTGGAGACTTTGCTGGAAGTTGCCGAGAAGAGGTGCGACACCAAGCTGCCACATCTCTCCTCCTTCTGGAACGAACTTCGCCAGGAGTTTGCCTCGTGCATGCCGCCGAAAAGCAACAACAAGGGCGTCACGAAATATCCAGCCGTCGCGTTTATTTGA